Proteins from a single region of Paenibacillus sp. BIHB 4019:
- a CDS encoding sialidase family protein yields MTNIQVTPSGPQQEPSIALNSLDQSTVIVTTNDLRSGNNMTTVYRSINSGASYTQMLMSPPVGFAASGDGVAAYGYSNLFLVAATALNVNPVADSSIIVYRSTDNGASFSSPIIVNQGFGTAVYNDKPAIEIDTANGSPYLGQAYIAFTRYFNNFKNSETLFQRSLDQGLTWSAPILLTNQVQGVTSFGSSIAVGPQGDIYVGWMQYGPGTPQFLMRRSVDGGVTFGPIITISTVSLVPTPLPVPTFGFRVLTIAYLAVDISPFNGEGIVYAAWQDNRTGNAHIYMSRSTDRGVSWSTLRQVDDSPAVSQNFLPNLTVSRDNGGVKIMYYTNRITTTLLDVFLAESNDAGSTFLPNRRITSVSFDPNADPSIGVPTPSIGDYNDLVVNAVGNSIIVWMDTRTGSQNIFEDV; encoded by the coding sequence ATGACAAATATACAAGTAACCCCCTCAGGCCCTCAACAGGAGCCGTCGATTGCGCTCAATTCCCTGGATCAATCGACCGTTATCGTAACGACGAATGACTTGCGTTCGGGAAACAATATGACGACCGTCTACCGCTCGATTAATAGCGGAGCCTCGTATACCCAAATGCTGATGTCACCTCCGGTTGGATTCGCAGCCTCCGGTGATGGGGTTGCTGCGTATGGTTATTCCAATTTGTTTCTTGTTGCTGCGACTGCCCTAAATGTTAACCCTGTAGCAGATTCATCGATCATTGTTTACCGCTCAACCGATAATGGGGCCTCTTTTTCAAGTCCAATCATTGTCAATCAAGGGTTTGGCACGGCCGTGTATAACGATAAACCAGCGATAGAAATTGATACGGCAAATGGCAGCCCCTATCTCGGGCAGGCATATATTGCATTTACGCGCTATTTCAACAATTTTAAAAATTCCGAAACGTTATTTCAACGATCACTCGATCAAGGATTAACTTGGTCTGCACCTATATTGTTAACCAATCAAGTACAAGGTGTAACTAGCTTCGGATCATCAATCGCTGTTGGGCCGCAAGGCGATATTTATGTGGGATGGATGCAATATGGGCCGGGAACACCGCAATTTCTTATGCGTCGATCTGTTGATGGCGGGGTAACGTTTGGACCCATTATTACGATATCAACCGTTTCGCTTGTTCCGACCCCTCTCCCTGTACCAACCTTTGGCTTTCGCGTCCTGACTATTGCTTATTTAGCGGTCGACATTTCGCCATTCAATGGCGAGGGCATTGTCTATGCCGCCTGGCAGGATAACCGAACAGGCAATGCACACATTTATATGTCGCGTTCAACCGACAGAGGCGTCTCCTGGTCCACGCTGCGTCAAGTAGACGATAGCCCTGCCGTATCACAAAACTTTTTACCCAATTTAACGGTGTCTCGTGACAATGGAGGGGTAAAAATTATGTACTATACAAACCGAATCACCACCACGCTGCTCGATGTGTTTCTGGCAGAGTCCAACGATGCTGGCTCCACGTTTTTACCTAACCGCCGCATAACAAGTGTCTCCTTTGATCCTAACGCCGATCCGTCGATAGGGGTCCCTACTCCGTCCATCGGCGATTACAACGATCTAGTTGTAAATGCCGTGGGAAATTCTATTATTGTATGGATGGATACTCGCACAGGCTCACAGAACATTTTTGAGGATGTGTAA
- a CDS encoding serine hydrolase domain-containing protein, with product MKRTSIVAVTLALSMLAPLPAMAAANSKPLAYDAAKKIAAEKAKLLTETYGMTSVQYALIDDGEITISGHAGKNDLTDSIPLSSNTIYGIGSTSKMFLTTAVMKLVDEGKVDLDLPVVNYIPDFKMKDSRYKQITTRMLLNHSSGFLGTTGNNATLYGDNDTYAHDTFLEQLATQSLKADPGAFSVYCNDGFTLAEILVERVSGIGFTAFIHKYITGPLDMSHTKTPQDLIDQAALAGIYSPLYEGQLPQENYNIIATGGLYSTAEDLAAFSQIFTGQTEGILSAKSLEAMAQEEYKSGMWPEEAHPSYLSYGLGWDSVHLFPFDEYGIKALSKGGDTISYHSSLVVLPEYKLSAAVVSSGGSSALDQMIANELLLSVLQEKGVIKERKPEGSYGVPIKADMPQEVTQYAGIYGGGSNKLLKIEVKTEGEMSVSTVTAPNNPAQTYTYTADGSFVNGEGTEKVKFVVEKNGHTYLWSRSYIAIPGIGQTAISKYNAEKLEDNPLAQDAADAWAQRDGQKYYWVNGKYTSTSYLHSTPILPFQTSKEVPGYVLNQKMIGADKAVNQLQIPGMDGRDTMEIEFFKKNGIEYMKAAGNLYASEELVKPLYSGKQSSATIQADGEAKWYTVSAKDTGKVMTVNMPAHGSFAVYNEAGICINHTVISENNQAVLPENGSVVFAGEVGSTFGISLKK from the coding sequence ATGAAACGAACTTCCATTGTCGCTGTCACCCTCGCGCTGAGTATGCTGGCTCCCCTGCCTGCAATGGCTGCTGCGAACAGCAAACCGCTTGCTTATGATGCGGCTAAAAAAATAGCGGCTGAGAAAGCCAAGCTGCTGACAGAAACCTACGGCATGACAAGCGTCCAATACGCGCTCATTGATGATGGGGAAATTACGATTTCGGGGCATGCAGGAAAAAATGATCTAACGGATTCGATTCCACTCTCCTCAAATACCATTTATGGAATCGGCTCTACAAGCAAAATGTTTCTCACGACAGCTGTTATGAAGCTTGTAGACGAGGGCAAGGTAGATTTGGATTTGCCCGTTGTGAACTATATCCCTGACTTTAAGATGAAAGACAGCCGCTACAAACAGATTACAACGCGCATGCTGCTGAATCATTCCTCCGGCTTTCTCGGAACTACCGGCAATAATGCCACCTTGTATGGGGATAATGATACTTATGCACATGATACTTTTCTAGAGCAGTTGGCTACTCAAAGCTTGAAGGCAGATCCCGGAGCCTTTTCAGTCTATTGCAACGATGGTTTTACGTTAGCTGAAATTCTGGTAGAAAGAGTTAGCGGCATCGGTTTTACAGCATTTATACACAAATATATTACTGGGCCTCTAGACATGAGCCATACAAAAACACCGCAGGATCTCATTGATCAAGCGGCGCTGGCCGGCATCTATTCCCCGCTGTATGAGGGACAGCTCCCACAAGAGAATTATAATATTATTGCCACGGGAGGCCTTTACTCCACAGCTGAAGATCTCGCGGCCTTTTCACAAATTTTCACAGGGCAGACGGAAGGCATTCTTTCTGCAAAATCGCTAGAAGCGATGGCACAAGAGGAGTATAAAAGCGGCATGTGGCCGGAGGAAGCCCATCCGTCCTACCTCTCCTACGGGCTAGGCTGGGATAGCGTCCACTTGTTCCCCTTTGATGAATACGGCATTAAGGCCCTTTCCAAAGGTGGCGACACGATTTCGTATCATTCATCCTTGGTCGTGCTCCCGGAATACAAGCTGTCTGCCGCTGTTGTCTCTTCAGGTGGTTCAAGCGCATTAGACCAAATGATCGCCAATGAACTGCTGCTCAGCGTCCTTCAGGAGAAGGGTGTTATTAAGGAACGGAAACCGGAGGGGTCGTATGGCGTGCCTATTAAGGCAGACATGCCGCAGGAAGTAACACAGTACGCGGGTATTTATGGCGGTGGATCAAATAAGTTATTGAAGATAGAAGTGAAAACCGAGGGCGAAATGTCTGTATCCACGGTTACGGCTCCGAACAATCCTGCCCAGACATATACGTACACCGCTGACGGTTCTTTTGTAAACGGTGAAGGCACTGAAAAGGTAAAATTCGTTGTGGAGAAAAATGGGCATACCTACTTGTGGTCCCGCTCTTATATAGCTATCCCGGGGATAGGACAAACGGCAATTTCCAAGTATAATGCCGAGAAGCTTGAAGACAACCCATTAGCCCAAGACGCAGCTGACGCATGGGCACAGCGTGACGGTCAAAAATATTATTGGGTGAATGGAAAATACACATCAACGTCCTACCTCCATTCGACACCCATCCTACCTTTTCAGACTTCTAAAGAAGTTCCAGGGTATGTATTGAATCAAAAAATGATTGGAGCAGACAAAGCCGTTAATCAGCTGCAAATTCCTGGCATGGATGGCCGTGACACGATGGAAATCGAATTTTTCAAGAAAAATGGAATCGAGTATATGAAAGCAGCAGGCAACCTATACGCCAGTGAAGAGCTTGTAAAACCGCTCTATTCGGGCAAACAGTCTTCGGCAACAATCCAAGCGGACGGCGAAGCCAAATGGTACACCGTCTCAGCGAAGGATACAGGAAAAGTCATGACGGTTAATATGCCTGCCCACGGCTCCTTTGCCGTCTATAATGAAGCTGGTATTTGCATAAATCATACCGTTATCAGCGAGAACAATCAGGCCGTATTGCCAGAGAACGGCAGCGTTGTCTTTGCGGGCGAGGTTGGCTCTACGTTTGGCATTTCATTGAAAAAGTAA
- a CDS encoding glycosyltransferase family 4 protein encodes MKSHIIFGRQTNRREHMRILIACSWSLPHAGGVNTYVNQLEEGLKFAGHHVDIFSPTPDGQGFYIPGKEMAIDKAKLQPLIAHQSNHYMDHHLSGIDPWITFSEVERYCFEAAAMYFGLAEYDIIHAQDIMSAHALSRVKPAHTPLVTTIHGCLTREWFVRLKTLGLTDQDTNSPLWKYSALREHLGATVSDVTISPSEWLKRVMVEDFAVPEPKIIVSHYGFDKEQFQQNMLRDTMIVKPEGASVFLCPARFDVVKGHIYLIHALVKLKAERSDWVCWLAGEGSLREEIMNITKDFGLGDHVIFLGNREDVPALIHQADFIVLPSMQDNQPFAVIEAQIAGKPVIASDAGGIPEMVTHAVNGLVFHAGDINELHLCLRSALQDTNRLSSMASQAKEWGERHWALPEMTNRVLALYELARSKHPEQNEPQTEQQAEQQIEPQIEPQIEPQMAQQTELQSPVTPQQRGRRKWRANRRKKQPGAIKRKRKIRSKQRSKQRRFTRQRRFTRKRS; translated from the coding sequence TTGAAATCTCATATTATATTTGGACGACAGACCAATCGGAGGGAACACATGCGAATATTAATCGCCTGCAGTTGGTCGCTGCCACATGCCGGCGGCGTAAACACATATGTAAATCAGCTGGAAGAAGGGCTGAAGTTCGCGGGGCATCATGTCGATATCTTCTCCCCGACACCTGATGGGCAGGGGTTTTATATTCCGGGCAAAGAGATGGCTATTGATAAAGCCAAGCTGCAACCGCTGATTGCCCATCAATCGAACCACTACATGGATCACCATTTGTCCGGAATTGATCCCTGGATTACATTTTCTGAGGTTGAGCGTTACTGTTTTGAAGCAGCTGCTATGTATTTCGGCTTGGCCGAGTATGACATCATTCATGCGCAGGACATTATGAGTGCTCATGCATTGTCACGTGTAAAGCCTGCCCATACGCCCTTAGTAACGACTATTCACGGATGCCTGACAAGGGAATGGTTCGTTAGATTAAAGACATTGGGGTTAACAGACCAAGATACAAATTCCCCGCTTTGGAAATATTCGGCATTGCGCGAGCATCTGGGGGCAACAGTCAGTGATGTCACGATATCGCCTTCAGAGTGGTTAAAAAGAGTAATGGTTGAGGATTTTGCAGTTCCCGAGCCCAAGATTATCGTAAGCCACTATGGATTTGATAAAGAACAATTTCAACAAAATATGCTGCGTGATACCATGATTGTCAAGCCTGAAGGAGCAAGCGTATTTTTATGTCCTGCCCGCTTTGATGTTGTGAAAGGACATATTTATCTCATTCATGCACTCGTAAAACTGAAAGCGGAGCGTTCGGATTGGGTTTGCTGGTTAGCTGGAGAAGGCTCTCTCCGTGAAGAAATCATGAATATAACGAAAGATTTCGGTCTGGGCGACCACGTCATTTTTTTAGGAAACCGGGAGGACGTTCCCGCTTTGATTCATCAGGCAGATTTTATCGTTTTGCCCAGCATGCAGGATAATCAGCCGTTTGCCGTTATTGAGGCTCAAATAGCGGGCAAGCCGGTTATCGCTTCTGACGCTGGCGGTATACCGGAAATGGTAACCCATGCCGTGAATGGGCTTGTATTTCATGCCGGAGATATTAATGAGCTGCATTTATGCTTAAGATCCGCTTTACAGGATACAAACCGGTTGAGCAGCATGGCGAGTCAGGCAAAAGAATGGGGAGAGCGGCATTGGGCATTGCCTGAGATGACTAACCGGGTGTTAGCACTATATGAGTTGGCGAGGAGCAAGCATCCCGAACAAAATGAGCCGCAGACTGAACAGCAGGCTGAGCAACAGATCGAACCGCAAATCGAGCCGCAAATCGAACCACAGATGGCCCAGCAGACTGAGCTGCAAAGCCCAGTAACGCCACAACAGAGGGGAAGAAGAAAATGGCGCGCCAATCGAAGAAAAAAACAACCGGGAGCAATAAAGCGAAAAAGAAAAATAAGAAGCAAACAAAGAAGCAAACAAAGAAGATTTACAAGACAAAGAAGATTTACAAGAAAAAGATCGTAA
- a CDS encoding NAD-dependent epimerase/dehydratase family protein, with protein sequence MKVAVTGGAGFIGSHLVERLLEAGHTVWTLDDFSTGRPEFLSHLQANKRHTLIQGSVTDRRTLKKLMDRVDVVFHLAAVLGVKNTVEDPLKVIEGNIDGTRNVLELAYPRHTKVIFSSTSEIYGKNKVLPFHEMSDRFYGAPSVHRWCYATAKSLDEHMCFAYAAKGLPVTVLRYFNAYGPRQTNSQYGGVVARFIKAALKGEPLEVYGDGAQTRCFTYVDDTVNGTLAALHEKANGLAFNIGSNCPITIWELAQLIIRLSGSTSPILLKSYAEAYGSGYEDMPGREPDLTRSESLLGYKPSVNLEEGLHKTIEWYRNRL encoded by the coding sequence TTGAAGGTAGCAGTAACAGGCGGTGCAGGTTTTATCGGCTCTCATTTAGTAGAGCGTCTGCTGGAAGCGGGCCATACGGTTTGGACGTTGGATGATTTCTCGACCGGACGGCCGGAGTTTTTATCCCATCTTCAAGCTAATAAACGCCATACGCTCATCCAAGGCTCGGTAACTGACCGAAGGACGCTCAAGAAATTAATGGATCGAGTGGACGTGGTCTTTCATCTAGCGGCTGTGTTGGGTGTTAAAAATACGGTAGAGGATCCCCTCAAGGTTATTGAAGGCAACATTGATGGCACGCGCAATGTTCTTGAATTGGCATATCCACGTCATACAAAGGTCATTTTTTCATCAACATCCGAAATATATGGAAAAAATAAAGTGCTGCCCTTCCACGAAATGTCCGACCGTTTTTATGGGGCCCCTTCTGTTCATCGTTGGTGTTATGCAACAGCAAAATCGCTCGATGAGCATATGTGCTTCGCCTATGCAGCAAAGGGACTCCCTGTCACCGTGCTTCGATATTTCAATGCATATGGACCAAGACAAACGAATTCGCAATATGGCGGGGTGGTCGCAAGATTTATTAAAGCAGCTCTGAAAGGGGAACCGCTTGAGGTTTATGGCGACGGAGCACAGACGCGTTGCTTCACCTATGTGGACGATACGGTTAATGGCACATTAGCAGCACTTCACGAGAAAGCAAACGGACTCGCCTTTAATATTGGCTCTAATTGCCCTATCACAATCTGGGAGTTGGCGCAGCTGATTATTAGGCTAAGCGGTTCGACCTCCCCGATATTGCTTAAATCGTATGCCGAAGCTTACGGTTCAGGCTATGAAGATATGCCTGGACGTGAGCCGGATTTGACTCGATCCGAATCATTGCTCGGCTACAAGCCTTCCGTGAATTTGGAAGAGGGGCTTCACAAGACAATTGAATGGTATCGCAATCGGTTATGA
- a CDS encoding glycosyltransferase family 4 protein — protein sequence MRILLATYWKLPHVGGVWAYIQDLKTSLERLGHEVDVFARHPDEKSYYMLGTGQRVQKRYFKQLVEREIKAVYAAQQIPIDPWIVDQEIEFCTYALAASYFGLKKYDLIHAQDVISSRALWQIKPEGLPLINTIHGCLATEYWLSLEGKAPPAFIWKYACAREYYGATSSDLSIVPTKWLQRTLASYLVPIDHMEVVPYGMNVEHHLQRMKENTALMLPSNLHIIACPARLDKVKGHSSLLSALYQLKQTRSDWICLFIGDGYLRSELENQTAHLGLSHHVLFIGSRNDVPALLQQSDIVVLPSLHDNQPYAVMEAQISRKPLVVSNAGGIPEMVSHNHTGLMANAGDSNELSRYLQLLLENQSLSQRLAYNGYEWGIKQWSLPKMVDRVVDCYEILLSNQHIRKANHPPKYAGHHGSGICEMLRKNQGMYIPASFSIVDDHIVGSVIFQAR from the coding sequence ATGAGGATTCTCCTTGCCACGTATTGGAAGCTCCCTCATGTTGGCGGTGTATGGGCATATATCCAAGATTTAAAAACTAGTTTGGAGCGTCTAGGCCATGAGGTAGATGTGTTTGCGAGGCATCCTGATGAAAAAAGCTACTATATGCTGGGTACAGGGCAGCGAGTACAGAAAAGGTATTTCAAACAGCTCGTCGAGCGAGAAATTAAGGCCGTATATGCTGCACAGCAAATTCCCATTGATCCATGGATCGTCGATCAAGAAATTGAGTTTTGCACCTATGCGCTAGCAGCCTCGTATTTCGGACTGAAAAAATATGATTTGATTCACGCGCAGGATGTCATATCCTCCCGGGCGCTATGGCAGATTAAGCCGGAGGGCCTGCCTTTAATAAATACCATCCATGGATGCCTGGCGACCGAATACTGGCTTTCGCTTGAAGGAAAAGCACCGCCTGCATTCATTTGGAAATATGCTTGCGCAAGAGAATATTATGGAGCTACTTCGAGCGATTTGTCCATCGTGCCGACGAAGTGGCTGCAGCGGACACTAGCCAGCTATTTAGTGCCAATCGATCATATGGAAGTTGTCCCCTATGGAATGAACGTTGAACATCACTTGCAACGGATGAAAGAGAATACTGCCTTAATGCTCCCGTCCAACCTCCACATTATTGCCTGTCCAGCGAGGCTTGATAAAGTGAAAGGCCACAGCAGCTTGCTTAGTGCTTTATACCAGTTAAAGCAAACCAGAAGCGATTGGATTTGTCTGTTCATTGGCGATGGCTACCTTCGGTCAGAGTTGGAAAATCAGACTGCTCATTTGGGACTGAGCCATCATGTGCTTTTTATTGGCAGCAGAAACGATGTGCCCGCACTGCTGCAGCAATCCGATATTGTTGTACTCCCGAGTCTGCATGATAACCAGCCTTATGCTGTGATGGAAGCACAGATCTCGCGCAAGCCCCTCGTCGTCTCCAATGCCGGCGGAATTCCGGAAATGGTAAGTCATAACCATACAGGATTGATGGCAAATGCAGGTGATAGCAATGAACTGTCGCGTTACTTGCAATTGCTGCTCGAAAACCAATCGCTTTCACAAAGATTAGCTTATAACGGTTACGAATGGGGGATCAAGCAATGGTCGCTTCCGAAGATGGTCGATCGAGTAGTTGACTGTTATGAAATACTTCTAAGTAACCAGCATATAAGAAAAGCAAACCATCCCCCGAAATATGCCGGCCATCATGGTTCCGGAATATGTGAAATGCTCCGCAAGAATCAAGGCATGTATATTCCAGCTTCCTTCTCCATCGTGGATGATCACATTGTAGGCTCGGTTATTTTTCAAGCGAGGTAA
- a CDS encoding alpha/beta hydrolase, with translation MKKWIRVLLKILAAIVIAIVVFMAIVFIVNKVSSKSEQGKIHAYGQLVPVDGKKMNVLIQGDGEETIVLLPGYGTAAPALDFKPLIDELSPSYKVVAVEPFGYGLSDGTDKERTTENIVNELHEALQALNIDRYILMGHSITGIYGIDYANKYTNEVTAFVGIDSSVPTQPGMDVKFPLKTFGFLKQSGLLRLIVKTGSDPYEGLPYDEETREQLTMLSLKNSNSPTMLNEMKNISANFKAAEHLTFPKELPIIFFIQSNNEDIPTWIPLHEEQIKDSVHGKVMTFEGGHYLHHTRSKEIAENLKVFMEEAR, from the coding sequence ATGAAAAAATGGATTAGGGTTTTACTTAAAATATTGGCAGCTATCGTTATAGCAATCGTCGTTTTTATGGCTATTGTGTTTATAGTGAATAAGGTCAGCAGCAAATCTGAGCAAGGCAAAATACATGCCTATGGCCAGCTGGTACCCGTAGACGGGAAAAAGATGAATGTGCTGATTCAAGGGGACGGCGAAGAAACGATTGTGCTCTTGCCAGGCTATGGAACAGCAGCGCCGGCGCTCGATTTTAAACCGCTAATCGATGAGCTGTCACCCTCTTACAAAGTAGTTGCAGTTGAACCATTTGGTTATGGCTTAAGTGATGGAACCGATAAGGAAAGAACGACAGAAAATATAGTAAATGAACTCCATGAAGCGCTGCAAGCTCTTAACATTGACCGCTATATTCTAATGGGCCACTCCATTACAGGCATTTACGGAATTGATTATGCAAACAAATATACAAACGAAGTGACTGCCTTTGTCGGCATCGACAGCAGTGTCCCAACACAGCCTGGCATGGACGTGAAATTCCCATTAAAAACGTTTGGTTTTCTCAAACAATCCGGTTTGCTGCGATTGATCGTGAAAACAGGCAGCGACCCTTATGAAGGACTTCCATATGATGAGGAAACCAGAGAACAGCTGACCATGCTTTCGCTCAAGAACAGCAATAGTCCCACGATGCTAAATGAAATGAAAAATATCTCTGCTAACTTTAAAGCAGCTGAACATTTAACCTTCCCAAAAGAGCTTCCGATTATTTTCTTTATCCAATCGAACAATGAAGACATTCCAACTTGGATACCGCTGCATGAAGAGCAAATCAAAGATTCGGTGCATGGGAAAGTAATGACCTTTGAAGGCGGACATTATTTGCACCACACCAGATCCAAAGAAATCGCTGAAAACCTTAAGGTGTTTATGGAAGAAGCAAGGTGA
- a CDS encoding nucleotide sugar dehydrogenase: MEHAPKFKIGIIGLGYVGLPLAKLFLEGGNTVYGIDADERKINMLMKYQSYLSDFKRTDIRKLFSKNSFHVSTKFDVIEKVDVIILCVPTPLDEQHQPDLSYVIGAAQSSLPYLHRGQLIVLESSTFPGTSEERLKPMLESTGLLVGKDISLAYSPERIDPGSKWELEQIPKVVGGVTPSCTAYAKQVYGSVFNEVVLVSSPRVAEMTKLLENCQRYLNISFMNSLLKLSEELDINLWEAIEAAGTKPFGFTKYYPGPGVGGHCIPVDPLYLLWKAREHHMDLPFIDLCHQVNEDMPGYIVGRVAKSLQPKALKECSVLVIGVTYKKDVNDMRESVALPIMEHLLQAGVKLGYFDPYVKALKIGETVLHSTPLTARKMKNYDCTLILTDHSNIPYELLVAHTPIVIDTRNATGKMAERENVILL; the protein is encoded by the coding sequence ATGGAGCATGCCCCTAAATTTAAAATTGGCATTATCGGTCTGGGATACGTTGGATTGCCACTCGCCAAATTGTTTCTGGAAGGAGGAAACACGGTTTACGGCATTGATGCCGATGAACGAAAAATCAATATGTTGATGAAGTATCAATCCTATTTGTCTGACTTTAAGAGGACGGATATTCGAAAGCTTTTTAGTAAAAATAGTTTTCATGTCAGCACGAAATTCGACGTAATCGAGAAGGTCGATGTTATAATCCTTTGCGTTCCGACACCGCTTGATGAGCAGCATCAACCTGATTTGAGCTATGTAATAGGCGCAGCACAAAGCTCACTTCCCTATTTGCATAGAGGGCAGCTCATTGTGCTGGAAAGCTCTACATTTCCAGGAACAAGCGAGGAACGGCTAAAACCGATGCTGGAGTCAACTGGACTTCTTGTAGGCAAAGACATTTCGCTCGCCTATTCACCAGAGCGAATTGATCCCGGTTCTAAATGGGAGCTGGAACAAATCCCTAAAGTGGTTGGCGGCGTAACTCCATCCTGCACAGCCTATGCGAAGCAAGTATATGGCTCAGTGTTTAATGAAGTGGTCCTTGTGTCATCGCCACGCGTTGCTGAAATGACGAAGCTTCTGGAAAACTGCCAGCGATACTTGAATATTTCATTTATGAACAGTCTGTTGAAGTTAAGCGAGGAGCTGGATATAAATCTCTGGGAAGCCATCGAGGCAGCAGGAACTAAGCCGTTTGGATTTACAAAATATTATCCAGGCCCTGGCGTTGGAGGGCATTGCATTCCGGTCGACCCCCTATATTTATTGTGGAAGGCAAGAGAACATCATATGGATTTGCCGTTCATTGACCTTTGCCATCAAGTAAACGAGGATATGCCGGGGTACATTGTAGGACGAGTGGCAAAGAGCCTGCAGCCAAAAGCGCTTAAAGAATGCAGTGTGCTTGTCATTGGAGTTACGTATAAAAAAGACGTTAATGATATGCGGGAGTCCGTTGCGCTGCCTATTATGGAGCATTTACTGCAAGCGGGCGTCAAACTGGGGTACTTTGACCCCTATGTGAAGGCTCTAAAAATAGGCGAAACCGTCCTTCATAGTACACCGCTCACTGCCCGAAAAATGAAAAATTATGATTGCACTTTAATTTTAACGGATCATTCCAATATCCCATATGAGCTTCTTGTGGCGCACACGCCCATTGTCATCGATACACGTAACGCCACTGGAAAAATGGCAGAGCGAGAAAATGTTATTTTACTCTAG
- a CDS encoding glycosyltransferase family 4 protein translates to MKIGLVSYWCIPYTGGVSTYVLALQKGLEERGHEVDILSHNQSGLHYHIVNKGKSIDKQTFLTPIMKQIGIRFNMKSRNYDAWLAAMEGERLAFRQALTTFTLTKYDVLHAQDVISATAVSEIKPKNTPLVVTLHGKLEAEWKLQGVISDPSPAATWASTLDQYGSRVGDRIIVPSKWLKQQYESTSDLEKDPFDVIPYGFDTLSFLRQAISLKGAIPESSLKLIVCPARLDAVKGHEVLLHALELLRKRRSDWVCWLVGDGPLRPRLEQLTNHLKLQQHVMFLGHRNDMAALLSQADMVVAPSIHDNLPFAIMEAQVAGKPIIASDAGGIPEMIADGESGLLFTSGRADLLCERINKLLDDDWLQKRLANQARYHGLRQWSLDSMTERTLQLYDEALQAKQRGGK, encoded by the coding sequence ATGAAAATTGGACTTGTTTCCTATTGGTGTATTCCTTATACAGGCGGAGTATCCACTTATGTTTTGGCGCTTCAAAAAGGCCTTGAGGAGAGAGGGCATGAAGTTGACATCCTCTCCCATAACCAATCCGGATTACATTATCATATCGTTAATAAAGGCAAATCCATTGATAAGCAAACCTTTTTAACTCCGATCATGAAACAAATTGGGATTCGCTTCAATATGAAATCAAGAAACTACGATGCTTGGCTTGCGGCAATGGAAGGCGAGCGTCTTGCTTTCCGCCAAGCTCTAACAACATTCACACTAACAAAATACGATGTGCTTCATGCACAGGATGTTATTTCTGCGACTGCTGTTTCTGAAATTAAACCAAAGAACACTCCGCTTGTCGTGACCCTCCACGGCAAGCTGGAAGCCGAATGGAAGCTTCAAGGCGTTATTTCAGACCCCTCCCCGGCAGCAACGTGGGCTAGTACACTTGACCAATATGGAAGCAGGGTGGGAGACCGAATCATCGTTCCTTCAAAGTGGCTCAAGCAGCAGTATGAGTCAACTAGCGATTTAGAAAAAGATCCATTTGACGTCATCCCTTATGGCTTCGATACGTTATCTTTTCTGCGCCAAGCCATAAGTCTGAAGGGGGCCATTCCAGAAAGCAGTTTAAAGCTAATCGTTTGTCCGGCGCGCCTGGATGCGGTAAAGGGCCACGAGGTTTTACTACATGCTCTTGAGCTACTGCGAAAGAGACGGTCAGATTGGGTTTGCTGGCTAGTTGGGGATGGTCCGCTGCGCCCAAGGCTTGAGCAACTGACCAATCATTTAAAGCTTCAGCAGCATGTTATGTTTCTGGGACATCGCAACGATATGGCTGCACTTCTAAGTCAGGCTGATATGGTCGTGGCACCAAGTATTCATGACAATTTGCCTTTTGCCATCATGGAGGCACAAGTAGCCGGGAAACCAATAATTGCTTCGGATGCAGGAGGAATTCCAGAAATGATAGCTGATGGAGAAAGCGGGTTATTATTTACATCCGGTCGTGCAGATTTATTATGTGAACGAATCAATAAACTACTTGACGATGACTGGCTTCAGAAAAGACTTGCCAATCAAGCCAGATACCATGGGCTTAGGCAGTGGTCTTTGGATTCCATGACGGAACGAACGCTGCAGCTGTACGATGAGGCGCTTCAAGCCAAGCAGCGTGGTGGAAAATGA